Proteins encoded within one genomic window of Thermococcus celer Vu 13 = JCM 8558:
- a CDS encoding indolepyruvate oxidoreductase subunit beta, giving the protein MEFNLIITGVGGQGGLTLSRIVGNAAMHEGYNVRIGETLGMSQRYGSVLSYLRFGEDVYSPLIEEGNADLMLALEPAEALRNARFLGRDSVAIINAYPIHTATTLVGKERYPGLGEVEEAIGRICPVHMMDFQREADGINPRTLGVLMLGYAHGKGLVPLRKESLMEGIRLTLKEKLWDFNFRALERGIELARG; this is encoded by the coding sequence ATGGAGTTTAATCTGATAATCACGGGCGTCGGTGGGCAGGGCGGTCTGACCCTTTCGAGGATAGTGGGAAACGCCGCCATGCACGAGGGCTACAACGTAAGGATAGGAGAGACCCTTGGCATGAGCCAGCGCTACGGAAGCGTCCTCAGCTACCTCCGCTTCGGTGAGGACGTCTACTCCCCGCTCATCGAGGAAGGAAACGCTGACCTCATGCTCGCCCTCGAACCTGCTGAGGCCCTGAGGAACGCCCGCTTTCTGGGGAGGGATAGCGTCGCGATAATCAACGCCTACCCGATTCACACGGCTACGACGCTCGTCGGCAAGGAGAGGTACCCTGGGCTCGGGGAGGTTGAGGAGGCCATCGGGAGAATATGCCCCGTCCACATGATGGACTTCCAGCGCGAGGCCGATGGGATAAACCCCAGAACGCTCGGCGTCCTGATGCTCGGCTACGCCCACGGAAAGGGCCTGGTTCCCCTCAGGAAGGAATCCCTGATGGAGGGAATAAGGCTCACCCTGAAGGAAAAACTCTGGGACTTCAACTTCAGGGCCCTCGAGAGGGGAATCGAGCTCGCCAGGGGTTGA
- the lysS gene encoding lysine--tRNA ligase, producing the protein MVHWADYMAEKIIRERGDKEEYVVESGITPSGYVHIGNFREFFTAYIVGHALRDRGKRVRHIHMWDDYDRFRKVPKNVPAEWKEHLTKPVREVPDPWGCHDSYAEHFMELFESEVERLGIEVDFLHAYDLYKSGEYAGEVRLALSRRDEIKAILDKYRERAKQPPLDESWQPVMVYCPKCGKEADFVSWDGEWKVSYRCPHCGSEGEVDIRDGSVKLRWRVDWPMRWAHFKVDFEPAGKDHLAAGGSYDTGREIVERIFGWPAPIDLMYEFVGIKGQKGKMSGSKGNVILLSDLYEVLEPGVVRFIYAKARPNKELKIDLGLGLLNLYDEFDRVERIYFGLEHAKSPEEEEELKRTYELSMPRVPERLAAQAPFRFLVTLVQMPHLDDDGIIRVLQEQGHVPGNLTGDDVERIKLRIRLARNWVERYAPENVRFSILEKPPEIQLKSEVREAMLEVAEWLESHERFTVDELNNAIYDAAKKRGIPSKEWFRALYNVFIGKDRGPRLAPFLASLDREFVVRRLRLNG; encoded by the coding sequence ATGGTTCACTGGGCGGATTACATGGCGGAGAAGATAATCAGGGAGCGCGGCGATAAGGAGGAGTACGTCGTTGAGAGCGGGATAACGCCGAGCGGTTACGTTCACATAGGCAACTTCAGAGAGTTCTTTACCGCTTACATAGTCGGCCACGCCCTGCGCGACAGGGGGAAGAGGGTCAGGCACATCCACATGTGGGACGACTACGACCGTTTTAGAAAGGTTCCGAAGAACGTCCCGGCCGAGTGGAAGGAGCACCTCACGAAGCCGGTCAGGGAGGTTCCAGACCCATGGGGTTGCCACGACAGTTACGCGGAGCATTTCATGGAGCTCTTCGAGAGCGAGGTGGAGAGGCTGGGCATAGAGGTCGATTTCCTGCACGCCTACGACCTCTACAAGTCGGGTGAGTACGCCGGGGAGGTGAGGCTCGCCCTGAGCAGGCGTGATGAGATAAAGGCCATCCTCGACAAGTACCGCGAGAGGGCGAAGCAACCGCCCCTCGACGAGAGCTGGCAGCCGGTCATGGTTTACTGCCCGAAATGTGGGAAGGAGGCCGACTTCGTCTCCTGGGACGGTGAATGGAAGGTCTCCTACCGTTGCCCCCACTGCGGGAGCGAGGGCGAGGTCGACATAAGGGACGGCAGCGTCAAGCTCCGCTGGCGCGTCGACTGGCCGATGCGCTGGGCCCACTTCAAGGTGGATTTCGAGCCCGCGGGAAAGGACCACTTGGCCGCTGGTGGCTCCTACGACACCGGAAGGGAGATAGTGGAGAGGATCTTCGGCTGGCCAGCCCCGATAGACCTGATGTACGAGTTCGTGGGGATCAAGGGACAGAAGGGCAAGATGTCGGGGAGCAAGGGCAACGTCATACTCCTCAGCGACCTCTACGAGGTCCTTGAGCCCGGGGTGGTACGCTTCATCTACGCAAAGGCGAGGCCCAACAAGGAGCTCAAGATAGACCTCGGCCTCGGCCTGCTCAACCTCTATGATGAGTTCGACAGGGTGGAGAGGATCTACTTCGGGCTGGAGCACGCGAAGAGCCCTGAGGAGGAAGAGGAGCTTAAGCGAACCTACGAGCTCTCGATGCCGAGGGTTCCGGAGAGACTCGCCGCGCAGGCCCCCTTCAGGTTCCTCGTTACGCTCGTCCAGATGCCCCACCTGGACGACGACGGGATAATAAGGGTTCTCCAGGAGCAGGGCCACGTCCCCGGGAACCTAACCGGGGACGACGTCGAGCGGATAAAACTGCGCATCAGACTCGCCAGGAACTGGGTTGAGAGGTACGCCCCCGAGAACGTGAGGTTCAGCATCCTCGAGAAACCGCCGGAGATCCAGCTGAAGTCCGAGGTGAGGGAGGCCATGCTCGAGGTGGCGGAGTGGCTCGAAAGCCACGAGAGGTTCACGGTTGACGAACTCAACAACGCCATCTACGACGCCGCGAAGAAGCGTGGAATTCCGAGCAAGGAGTGGTTCAGGGCCCTTTACAACGTCTTCATCGGCAAGGACCGCGGCCCGAGGCTCGCTCCCTTCCTGGCCTCCCTCGACAGGGAGTTCGTCGTAAGGCGCCTCCGTCTAAATGGCTGA
- a CDS encoding PhoI encodes MEVEMRRMNAFFPASLEIQEELLKAGFKVPYDRESGRKTPVPVVVSSMEERRIRRNRLLKARDFESDGKFAAVPGERALLEMEPTERGFMILRPKPLEYHLEELGFTTVPPRIWGTWASFSLPFSVYGELVDSLDGLREEDDGGFYTASRGSGGRIEVYAYKGKRGKDLGIPVFGYALGLHGLTLAEEYLREKAKENGLPEERLRYLRLGLKKRKETRAGLKVGIVWENGKPSEITLKLSTVEPRVKIQGLYGELVGKSRGELARTDDWYIVVHGSDFLAALETVGRAFG; translated from the coding sequence ATGGAAGTAGAGATGCGCAGGATGAACGCCTTCTTTCCGGCTTCCCTGGAGATCCAGGAGGAACTCCTCAAGGCCGGCTTTAAGGTGCCGTACGACAGGGAGAGCGGAAGGAAGACGCCGGTTCCGGTCGTCGTGAGCTCGATGGAGGAGAGACGCATCCGAAGAAACAGACTGCTAAAGGCCAGGGACTTTGAAAGTGATGGCAAGTTCGCCGCGGTACCCGGTGAGAGGGCACTCCTTGAGATGGAGCCCACGGAGAGGGGATTTATGATACTGAGGCCGAAGCCCCTTGAATACCACCTCGAGGAGCTGGGGTTCACCACGGTTCCGCCGAGGATATGGGGAACGTGGGCGAGCTTTTCGCTTCCCTTCTCGGTGTACGGAGAACTCGTGGATTCCCTCGATGGGCTCAGGGAAGAGGACGACGGCGGCTTTTACACCGCGTCCAGGGGCTCAGGCGGGAGGATAGAGGTCTACGCCTACAAGGGGAAACGCGGAAAGGACCTCGGGATTCCGGTTTTCGGCTACGCGCTCGGACTCCACGGGTTAACCTTGGCCGAGGAGTACCTCAGGGAGAAGGCTAAGGAGAACGGTCTCCCCGAGGAGAGGCTCCGCTACCTGAGGCTCGGTTTGAAGAAGAGGAAGGAAACGCGCGCTGGGCTGAAGGTGGGGATCGTCTGGGAGAACGGGAAACCGAGCGAGATAACCCTCAAGCTCTCAACCGTGGAGCCGAGGGTTAAGATTCAGGGGCTCTACGGCGAGCTCGTAGGAAAATCCCGCGGGGAGCTGGCGAGAACCGACGACTGGTACATCGTTGTTCACGGGAGCGATTTCCTCGCGGCACTCGAGACGGTTGGGAGGGCGTTTGGCTAA
- a CDS encoding diacylglycerol/polyprenol kinase family protein, which produces MFPEWVWYTAAAASFILLAIGLTKKLGSEWAWVNRKVIHFSIVPAVLMLYYGDIPVWVFSGAAFLIGLSQLWPHLLRRELSWYQVEHNYGEVFFALSAAIVPLILTREYATALLLVMAISDGVTGIIRHHYFRRHGFNVKLKKHWTGSLGYFVTALVIAFPLLKAGIAGKIGWAAILMLAEYQPWLDDNLAVPLVGSALFFLY; this is translated from the coding sequence ATGTTTCCGGAGTGGGTCTGGTACACAGCGGCAGCGGCTTCCTTCATCCTGCTCGCCATAGGGCTCACGAAGAAGCTCGGATCTGAATGGGCCTGGGTGAACAGGAAGGTGATTCACTTCAGCATCGTCCCGGCGGTTCTGATGCTTTACTACGGGGATATTCCTGTGTGGGTGTTCAGCGGGGCGGCTTTCCTCATCGGCCTCTCTCAGCTCTGGCCGCATCTCCTGAGAAGGGAGCTCTCGTGGTACCAGGTAGAGCACAACTACGGGGAGGTCTTCTTCGCCCTCTCGGCCGCGATCGTTCCGTTGATACTGACGCGGGAGTACGCAACGGCCCTCCTCCTGGTGATGGCGATCAGCGACGGCGTTACTGGGATAATAAGGCACCACTACTTCAGAAGGCACGGTTTCAACGTGAAGCTGAAGAAACACTGGACCGGAAGCCTTGGCTATTTCGTAACGGCCCTTGTGATAGCGTTCCCGCTCCTTAAGGCTGGAATCGCTGGAAAAATAGGGTGGGCGGCCATTCTGATGCTCGCGGAGTATCAGCCGTGGCTCGACGACAACTTGGCGGTTCCGCTCGTCGGAAGCGCGCTGTTCTTCCTTTACTGA
- a CDS encoding DUF366 family protein, which produces MDLLIVKDRRIDYDGSAIRSHWAYRNFGILGNSLVVFRGACDVKVEEMIDIEDLRASKEIRSDDMVHYIVEVFDLVNALFASTLQKLFIARLCEVLSEYGVKTERKGDDIYVEGRKLSISIATVSPVSVKIHIGMNVEAKGIPEGVDAIGLKEIGIDDIGEFMERTGRALVGEFEKVKKDSLKVRWAQ; this is translated from the coding sequence ATGGACCTGCTCATCGTGAAGGATAGGCGCATAGACTACGACGGTTCGGCCATAAGAAGCCACTGGGCCTACCGGAACTTCGGGATACTCGGGAACTCACTCGTCGTCTTTCGGGGGGCCTGCGACGTCAAGGTCGAGGAGATGATAGACATCGAGGACCTCCGCGCAAGCAAGGAGATCAGGAGCGACGACATGGTGCACTACATAGTCGAGGTCTTTGACCTTGTAAACGCTCTCTTCGCCTCGACTTTGCAGAAGCTCTTCATCGCCAGGCTCTGCGAGGTTCTCAGTGAGTACGGCGTGAAAACCGAGAGAAAGGGCGACGACATCTACGTTGAGGGAAGGAAGCTCAGTATCTCCATAGCGACGGTCTCGCCCGTGAGCGTCAAGATCCACATCGGGATGAACGTGGAGGCGAAGGGGATTCCGGAGGGCGTTGATGCCATCGGCCTGAAGGAAATAGGAATCGACGATATCGGGGAGTTCATGGAGAGAACCGGAAGGGCCCTCGTTGGGGAGTTCGAAAAGGTGAAGAAGGACAGCCTCAAGGTCCGGTGGGCTCAGTAA